The genomic DNA ATACTTTGGTTGTCAACCCTGACAACACGTATGTGGTCAAGATAGACAATAAGAAGGTTGAATCTGGGAATCTAGAAGACGACTGGGACTTCTTGCCTCCCAAGAAAATAAAGGACCCCGAGGCTAAAAAGCCAGAGGATTGGGACGAAAGGGAGAAGATTCCTGACCCCGATGATAAGAAACCAGAGGTCAGTGTGCTCGGATGACACATCTGTACACAGGTTTTATTCTGTTAATTGAAAACACGTTTGGGTTTTCTTGTTGCTGCAGGACTGGGATAAACCTGAGAACATTCCAGATCCTGATGCAAAGAAGCCCGATGACTGGGACGAAGAGATGGACGGAGAATGGGAGCCGCCTATGGTCACTAACCCTGAATACAAGGTGTGCAACACGTAAATACAGCACACAGTCATCTGTACATGAAACCATTGCTTTAATAATCCTCAGCGGAAGCACAGAAGTGCTGTAGTTTTGTCTTTAGTTCTTATCAGTAAAGTGTCACATTTGCAGTGAGCTCTGGCTCCAATATGTTctcttgtgtgtgtctgtgctgctTCCAGGGTGAATGGAAGCCCAGCGAGATCGACAACCCTGCCTACAAGGGCAAGTGGGTCCACCCTGAGATCGACAACCCAGAGTACACACCTGATAGTGAGATCTATAAATACAACAGCATTGGCGTGATCGGCCTCGACTTGTGGCAGGTGGGAGGAAACTGACTGTGACAGCCATTAGCTCAcatatcaaactcaaggcctgggtgccaaatatggccctttagggcagtggttcccaaacaggccCTAAGGgcacaggagcacattgcagggggtactcagaaatatttaacaattaatttaaaaataatagggAAATGTTCCTTCTTactttttaggattttttttttttttttttagacacatTGACCACAAACTCAGTTTCCtctaaattatacaaaaattggTACTGAAATCAATGATTTCTGAggtgaattgaactgaaataactagtgcacaataatgttaaagtcgttatttttttttttttgcccacttGAAGTCAAACtggttcatatttggcccctgaactaaaatgagtttgacacccctggattAGCTGAAATTATAGATAACATTTGGTCATAATAAACACTAGTTTACAttcctcattttgttttttcaggtgAAATCTGGGACCATCTTCGACAACTTCCTGATCACTAATGATCCAAAGCTGGCAGAGGAAGTAGGCAATGACACTTGGGGCAAAACCAAGGTTTGGCTCTTCCAGTAATATCTGCATGTTAAATGGttatttgttgatttaatgCATTCATCACATCAAGATGGTTGGTTAATCTCATGGGCTTTGCCTCCAGGATGCTGAGAAGAAGATGAAAGACAGCCAGGATGAAGAGGAGAGAAAGAAACGCGAGGAGGAGGACAAACAGAGGAAAGCAGAGACCAAGGAggaagacgaggaggaggaggaggaggataaGGAAGagaatgaggaggaggaagaagaggaaggggAAGAACAtgaggatgaagaagaggaggatgacGAGGATGACTCTAATCTAAAGGATGAGTTATAAAGTAAGGTAGCGGCTCAGTGCTGTCGGCTCTATGGCAGTGACTGAAACATGAGACTCTGGTAACCGACACCCTGAGCCGGGCTGTGTGGGACGgacttgttgtttttgtttacaaaacatggGGGAA from Gouania willdenowi chromosome 4, fGouWil2.1, whole genome shotgun sequence includes the following:
- the LOC114462517 gene encoding calreticulin-like, yielding MATLSLLLVAVSVASALSESTVYFREQFEDGDAWTSRWVESKHKSDYGKFVLTAGKFYGDAEKDKGLQTSQDARFYAMSTRFADFNNQGQPLVIQFTVKHEQSIDCGGGYIKLFPSELNQEEMHGDSVYNIMFGPDICGPGTKKVHVIFNYKGKNHLINKDIRCKDDELTHLYTLVVNPDNTYVVKIDNKKVESGNLEDDWDFLPPKKIKDPEAKKPEDWDEREKIPDPDDKKPEDWDKPENIPDPDAKKPDDWDEEMDGEWEPPMVTNPEYKGEWKPSEIDNPAYKGKWVHPEIDNPEYTPDSEIYKYNSIGVIGLDLWQVKSGTIFDNFLITNDPKLAEEVGNDTWGKTKDAEKKMKDSQDEEERKKREEEDKQRKAETKEEDEEEEEEDKEENEEEEEEEGEEHEDEEEEDDEDDSNLKDEL